A stretch of the Panicum virgatum strain AP13 chromosome 9N, P.virgatum_v5, whole genome shotgun sequence genome encodes the following:
- the LOC120691161 gene encoding U4/U6 small nuclear ribonucleoprotein PRP4-like protein: MENPRPQPPAPTPPMAPLPVPAHPPIAPIPVPPPRAPIPAAASVASTSASAAWGGSGDEVEYEVSDDHRAARERHERAVQELLQRRRAYAMAVPTNDSAVRARLRRLGEPITLFGEREMERRDRLRALMVRLEADGQVDRLLRAQEDDQAARVGEEEEEEQIQYPFFTEGTQDLLKARVDIAQYSLPRAKARIERAKRRHEDPDEDPEAEADLVVKQAGEFVLDCSEIGDDRPLTGCSFSRDASLLATSSWSGLIKVWSMPQITKVATLKGHTERATDVAFSPADDCLATASADKTAKLWKPDGSLLMSFDGHLDRLARLSFHPSGKYLGTASFDKTWRLWDINTGKELLLQEGHSRSVYGVGFHPDGSLVASCGLDAYARVWDLRSGRLFFTLQGHVKPVLGVSFSPNGYLVATGSEDNFCRIWDLRKKQMLYSIPAHKSLISHVKFEPQEGYYLATSSYDTKAALWSARDYKPIKSLVGHESKVTSLDISGDGQQIVTVAHDRTIKIWSCRSSTQDNAMELD, from the exons ATGGAGAACCCCAGGCCGCAGCCCCCGGCACCCACCCCTCCCATGGCTCCGCTCCCCGTCCCGGCCCACCCGCCCATCGCCCCCATCCCCGTCcctccgccccgcgcgcccatccccgccgccgcctccgtggcCTCCACCTCTGCCTCCGCCGCTTGGGGTGGGAGCGGCGACGAGGTCGAGTATGAGGTCTCCGACGACCACCGCGCCGCCCGGGAACGCCACGAGCGCGCGGTGCAGGAGCTTCTCCAGCGGCGCCGCGCGTACGCCATGGCCGTGCCCACCAACGACTCCGCCGTGCgggcccgcctccgccgcctcggcgAGCCCATCACGCTCTTCGGCGAGCGCGAGATGGAGCGCCGCGACCGCCTGCGCGCCCTCATGGTGCGGCTCGAGGCCGATGGCCAGGTCGACCGCCTCCTCCGCGCACAGGAGGACGACCAGGCCGCGCGCGtcggcgaggaggaagaggaggagcagATCCAGTACCCCTTCTTCACCGAGGGCACGCAGGACCTGCTTAAGGCGCGCGTCGACATCGCACAGTACTCGCTGCCCCGCGCCAAAGCCAGGATCGAGAGGGCCAAGCGCCGCCACGAGGATCCCGATGAGGATCCAGAGGCAGAGGCCGACCTTGTCGTGAAGCAGGCTGGGGAGTTTGTGCTTGATTGTAGCGAGATTGGAGATGATCGCCCGCTCACTGGATGCTCCTTCTCTCGGGATGCATCACTGCTTGCCACAAG TTCCTGGAGTGGATTAATCAAAGTATGGAGCATGCCACAAATAACTAAAGTTGCAACCCTGAAAGGTCATACAGAACGTGCAACAGATGTTGCCTTTTCTCCAGCTGATGACTGCCTAGCAACAGCTTCAGCTGATAAAACTGCAAAACTATGGAAACCAGATGGATCCCTTCTAATGTCCTTTGATGGTCACCTTGATCGTCTTGCTCGCCTTTCTTTTCACCCATCTGGAAAGTACCTTGGTACTGCTAGCTTTGACAAGACTTGGAGACTATGGGACATCAATACCGGAAAGGAACTGCTGCTTCAAGAGGGGCACAGCAGAAGTGTTTATGGAGTTGGCTTTCACCCAGATGGTTCTTTGGTGGCATCTTGCGGTCTTGATGCGTATGCCCGAGTGTGGGATCTGAGATCGGGAAGGCTGTTCTTCACCCTTCAGGGGCACGTGAAACCT GTCCTAGGAGTCAGCTTCTCTCCTAATGGTTATCTGGTAGCAACCGGAAGTGAAGACAATTTCTGTCGAATATGGGATTTGAGGAAAAAGCAAATGTTATATTCTATACCAGCTCATAAAAGTCTAATTTCACATGTGAAATTTGAACCCCAAGAAGGATATTATTTAGCAACCTCTTCGTATGACACTAAAGCAGCT CTCTGGTCAGCTCGGGATTACAAACCAATC